Proteins encoded together in one Streptomyces umbrinus window:
- a CDS encoding transposase, giving the protein MAGVITASEPSWIAPFTGLSPRQFGKLITALRREGADPVRKGRPWSLPLEDRVLLVAAYWRTNLTLRQLAPLFGVSKSAADRIIDHLGPALALQPRRRFRKDAVLIVDGTLIPTRDHTVAEQSKNYRYSTNHQVVIDADTRLVVAVGRPLPGNRNDCKAWELSGVKAAVGKTMVIADGGYRGTGLVIPHRRERGKAELPDWKEEHNASHRKVRARVEHAFARMKTWKILRDCRLKGDGVHHAMLGIARLHNLTLAG; this is encoded by the coding sequence GTGGCTGGTGTAATCACGGCGTCGGAGCCGTCCTGGATAGCCCCGTTCACCGGGCTGAGCCCGCGTCAGTTCGGCAAGCTGATCACAGCGTTGCGGCGCGAGGGCGCCGACCCGGTGCGCAAGGGCAGGCCGTGGAGCCTGCCGCTGGAGGACCGGGTGCTGCTGGTCGCCGCCTACTGGCGGACCAACCTCACACTGCGCCAACTGGCGCCACTGTTCGGGGTGTCGAAGTCGGCCGCCGACCGCATCATCGACCACCTCGGACCTGCGCTCGCCCTCCAGCCGCGAAGACGGTTCCGCAAGGACGCCGTGCTGATCGTGGACGGCACCCTGATCCCCACCCGCGACCACACCGTCGCCGAGCAGTCGAAGAACTACCGCTACTCCACCAACCACCAGGTCGTCATCGACGCCGACACCCGGCTCGTCGTCGCCGTCGGCCGCCCGTTGCCCGGCAACCGCAACGACTGCAAGGCGTGGGAATTGTCCGGCGTGAAGGCCGCCGTCGGCAAGACAATGGTCATCGCGGACGGCGGCTACCGCGGCACCGGCCTGGTCATCCCGCACCGCCGAGAACGCGGCAAGGCCGAACTCCCCGACTGGAAAGAGGAACACAACGCCTCCCACCGCAAAGTCCGCGCCCGTGTCGAGCACGCCTTCGCCCGCATGAAGACCTGGAAGATCCTCCGCGACTGCCGCCTCAAAGGCGACGGCGTCCACCACGCCATGCTCGGCATCGCCCGCTTGCACAACCTCACCCTCGCCGGGTGA
- a CDS encoding 2'-5' RNA ligase family protein — translation MTSQPDTMRNHWWWRPGWSVGRRFYTWHLTFEGQDDVHRLAAEYRSALAPLGDALTPIPDQWLHLTMQGIGFVGEAKQTDVHAITDGARVRLAAIPAFDLQVGPAVLDPEAVLLHVEPDGPVRAVRGAIREAIADVLGEAPEKAEGFTPHVSVAYSAGDGPTEPIAQVLTGLDAAPAAARISTAELIVIHRDHQMYEWESFAKIPLG, via the coding sequence ATGACCTCTCAACCCGACACCATGCGCAACCACTGGTGGTGGCGGCCTGGTTGGAGCGTGGGCCGCCGCTTCTACACCTGGCATCTGACGTTCGAGGGCCAGGACGACGTGCACCGGCTCGCCGCTGAGTACCGGTCCGCACTCGCCCCTCTCGGCGACGCCCTGACCCCGATCCCCGACCAGTGGCTGCACCTGACCATGCAAGGCATCGGCTTCGTCGGGGAGGCCAAGCAAACAGACGTGCACGCGATCACCGACGGAGCCCGCGTACGCCTCGCCGCCATCCCGGCCTTCGACCTCCAAGTCGGGCCAGCGGTCCTCGACCCCGAAGCCGTGCTGCTGCACGTCGAGCCGGACGGGCCGGTCCGCGCCGTCCGGGGGGCGATCAGGGAGGCAATCGCCGACGTCCTCGGCGAGGCTCCGGAGAAAGCCGAAGGCTTCACCCCGCACGTCTCTGTCGCCTACAGCGCCGGGGACGGGCCGACCGAGCCAATCGCCCAGGTCCTGACTGGGCTCGACGCGGCCCCCGCCGCGGCTCGCATCTCTACGGCGGAACTCATCGTGATCCACCGCGACCACCAGATGTACGAGTGGGAGTCCTTCGCCAAGATCCCACTCGGCTGA
- a CDS encoding glycine-rich domain-containing protein → MKTSTLRTDAVPALSRISEEELAAVVATVLRDHDDLERSTAERIVEEALKFVAACAAFPGERLRPSRAVDKGWHALILHTHTYERLCSRLGRFVHHMPDPPASADASAEALERTPEVMTTAGYEPDRTLWLQPSGAAECCDYCPFPKDK, encoded by the coding sequence GTGAAGACCAGCACGTTACGGACCGACGCGGTGCCGGCGCTCTCCCGCATCAGCGAGGAGGAGCTCGCGGCCGTTGTCGCCACTGTGCTCCGCGATCACGACGACCTGGAACGGAGCACCGCCGAGCGCATCGTCGAGGAGGCGCTGAAGTTCGTGGCCGCCTGCGCCGCGTTCCCAGGCGAGCGCTTGCGGCCGTCCCGCGCTGTCGACAAGGGCTGGCACGCCCTCATCCTGCACACGCACACGTACGAGCGCCTGTGTTCCCGCCTCGGCCGGTTCGTGCACCACATGCCGGACCCGCCCGCTTCCGCGGACGCGTCAGCGGAGGCACTGGAGCGGACACCCGAGGTGATGACCACCGCCGGGTACGAGCCGGACCGCACGCTGTGGCTCCAGCCCTCGGGAGCTGCCGAGTGCTGCGATTACTGCCCCTTCCCGAAGGACAAATAG
- a CDS encoding helix-turn-helix domain-containing protein — translation MTPRPKPGSKADRDALRYDMTAAGCTITDIAIEMRTRYGMRPREAWRHARGWTLQEAADRITQVSSQHRGEAVAADASLLAKWEKWPGPSARRPTPSVLLAMADAFACRVEDLLDLDDRRVLPDADLRLLSGTTSSPEPTPATRITATAVPEPSGSELVRLAADESATWAQWAEASNVGDIALEQVMADARALASDYLTADPLPLFVRTRQLRDRVFSLLEGHQHPRQAADLYVVAGYLCGLLTWMSSDLGQLRDADTQGRTAWLCAELAGHNDLRAWVLSTRSKVAFWDGRLRDAVHYARRGAAYRPTGTVGVLLACQEADAWSQLGAESEALGALARADDARETMAGEDDVGGIFACQPARQENYVAAVQLRIGRPVDALRAADNALVLLKSQPVRAYGTEAQIHISKAAAHLATGEAEGAFEALAPVLALPPDHRMEPVTRRLGELPVDFNRAPAAGRVGLRAAIEKFRLHSAPRHLALSPGEGPA, via the coding sequence ATGACCCCTCGTCCCAAGCCCGGTTCCAAGGCTGACCGGGACGCCCTCCGCTACGACATGACCGCCGCCGGATGTACGATCACGGACATCGCCATTGAGATGCGCACGCGCTACGGGATGCGCCCTCGGGAGGCGTGGCGGCACGCCCGCGGTTGGACGCTCCAGGAAGCGGCGGACCGCATCACCCAGGTCAGTAGTCAGCACCGCGGCGAAGCCGTGGCTGCTGACGCTTCCCTCCTCGCCAAATGGGAGAAGTGGCCGGGCCCTTCCGCACGTCGGCCCACGCCTTCTGTCCTCCTCGCCATGGCGGACGCCTTCGCCTGCCGCGTGGAGGATCTACTCGATCTGGACGACCGGCGGGTACTGCCGGATGCCGACCTGCGTCTACTAAGCGGCACGACCTCATCTCCCGAGCCGACACCTGCCACGCGGATCACCGCCACCGCGGTTCCGGAGCCGAGCGGCAGCGAACTGGTCCGCCTCGCCGCAGACGAGTCCGCGACCTGGGCGCAATGGGCTGAGGCATCCAACGTCGGTGACATCGCGCTCGAACAGGTCATGGCCGACGCCCGCGCACTGGCCTCCGACTACCTCACCGCCGACCCGCTGCCTCTCTTCGTCCGAACTCGCCAGCTGCGCGACCGCGTCTTCTCTCTCCTCGAAGGGCACCAGCATCCGCGGCAAGCTGCCGACCTGTACGTCGTTGCCGGCTACTTGTGCGGGCTGCTGACGTGGATGTCCTCCGACCTCGGCCAGTTGCGGGACGCGGACACGCAGGGCCGCACGGCATGGCTGTGCGCGGAACTCGCCGGACACAACGATCTGCGTGCCTGGGTGTTGTCCACCCGTTCCAAGGTCGCGTTCTGGGACGGGCGCCTGCGGGACGCCGTCCACTACGCCCGCCGGGGCGCCGCGTATCGCCCGACCGGAACGGTCGGGGTGCTGCTGGCCTGCCAGGAAGCTGACGCATGGTCCCAGCTCGGAGCGGAGTCTGAAGCGCTTGGAGCGCTCGCGCGCGCTGACGATGCCCGCGAGACGATGGCCGGCGAGGACGACGTTGGCGGCATCTTCGCCTGCCAGCCTGCACGCCAGGAGAACTACGTCGCGGCTGTCCAGTTGAGGATCGGCCGCCCGGTCGACGCCTTGCGTGCGGCGGACAACGCCCTCGTCCTGTTGAAATCGCAGCCAGTACGGGCATACGGCACCGAGGCTCAGATCCACATCAGTAAGGCGGCAGCGCACCTCGCCACAGGCGAGGCAGAGGGCGCATTCGAGGCACTCGCCCCGGTGCTCGCACTCCCGCCGGACCACCGCATGGAACCAGTCACCCGGCGCCTGGGCGAACTCCCCGTCGACTTCAATCGTGCACCAGCGGCAGGGAGAGTCGGGCTGCGCGCAGCCATCGAAAAGTTTCGCCTGCACTCCGCACCACGGCACCTTGCACTCTCGCCAGGAGAAGGCCCCGCCTGA
- a CDS encoding DUF6415 family natural product biosynthesis protein, whose product MNATQREVDAQLYVAAMRQDAAVLLDEGAPLIRYEDLQVAEHRNRVNLAWLLREVDAAIAGRPEDDVQAKVAMAGMSEALRRLEEIEAVGLAGEVRRVRRLARSVLSLCDHHGTLTGLRMCAVCDKPITADQDSAPYDMFRTSSGGPTSDAHARCMPPLPD is encoded by the coding sequence GTGAATGCGACCCAGCGCGAGGTCGACGCCCAGCTCTATGTCGCGGCGATGCGGCAAGACGCCGCCGTGCTGCTCGACGAGGGCGCTCCGCTGATCCGCTACGAGGACCTGCAGGTGGCCGAGCACCGGAACCGCGTGAACCTGGCGTGGCTCCTGCGGGAGGTCGATGCGGCGATCGCCGGGCGGCCGGAGGACGACGTTCAGGCGAAGGTCGCGATGGCCGGTATGAGCGAGGCCCTGCGGCGCCTGGAGGAGATCGAGGCGGTCGGCCTGGCCGGCGAGGTTCGGCGGGTGCGGCGCCTGGCCCGCTCGGTCCTCTCCCTGTGCGACCACCACGGCACCCTCACTGGTCTGCGGATGTGCGCTGTCTGCGACAAGCCCATCACGGCCGATCAGGATTCGGCGCCGTACGACATGTTCCGCACGTCCAGCGGCGGCCCGACGAGCGACGCGCACGCACGCTGCATGCCCCCGCTCCCGGACTGA